In Candidatus Nitrosotalea sinensis, the sequence GGACAAGATGAAAATGCGAGCATGTTGTGTCTCCATGGATAATTCTAGCTCCCTGTCTACTCTTGAGCTTGGTAAACGCAGCCCCCTAGTTTTGCCATTTATTGGAATACATCCGGAAAAGGCAGATGATGATCTTGATGCAATGATATCTCTTGTAACTAAAAACTCTGACAAGATATCAGGAATTGGAGAGATTGGACTTGACAAGACCTATGTCTCAGACGAGCAAGGGTTTGCAAGACAGGTCAAAGTATTCCAAGAGCTTCTTTTGCTTGCAGAAAAGCTTGGCAAACCTGTATCTATACACTCAAGAAAAACACTTGATGAAATATTTTCAATACTATCGTCTTATTCAATACCTGGAGTGTTGCTTCATTGGTTTTCTGGTAGCAAGAAACAATTGCAACAAGCAATGGATCTTGGATGCTTTGTGTCATACGGTCCTGCAATGGTGTATTCGCAAGACAAGCAAGTGCTTCTTTTGCAAACAAGTCCTGACAAAATTTTGTTGGAGACAGACGGGCCTGTAAGGTTTTCAAGATGTTTTGGGTTCAAGAGTGCCCAGATAACATTTCTTCCAAGTGTTCTTTTTTGTGCGGCTAATCTTCTTGGCAAGTCATATGACGAAATGTTGCATGCAATTGAGAAGAATATGAACTCATATCTTGGTGTATAGGTATAAAAAACCCCTTTTGCCAATCAGGTCTGTGAATAGAATCAGACGAATTTCGACAGAACTTATGTCTACTTATAAAGGAAAATTTGATACTGATTTTGAACACAATAAA encodes:
- a CDS encoding TatD family hydrolase; translated protein: MAWLTDAHIHLSDPEYSGDMEYIITAMDKMKMRACCVSMDNSSSLSTLELGKRSPLVLPFIGIHPEKADDDLDAMISLVTKNSDKISGIGEIGLDKTYVSDEQGFARQVKVFQELLLLAEKLGKPVSIHSRKTLDEIFSILSSYSIPGVLLHWFSGSKKQLQQAMDLGCFVSYGPAMVYSQDKQVLLLQTSPDKILLETDGPVRFSRCFGFKSAQITFLPSVLFCAANLLGKSYDEMLHAIEKNMNSYLGV